Genomic DNA from Solanum dulcamara chromosome 4, daSolDulc1.2, whole genome shotgun sequence:
TAGGTGTAATAAGAAGATTGACTATAGAAAGCTCTAGTTACATGAAAAATGATAACAAAGAGAGTCTATAGGGAACTTGTTTAAATATGGAATTCTAATGAGACACTTAAAAAAATGATTCCCTCAGCTCATTACACATTACTTACATGAAAACTAAAAGATTAGATACCTTGACCTATCAAAACTGCACGTCGTTCGCCAGCTGTAGCTTGTAACAGTGTGTTCAAATCATATGATGTGTATGGTCCATCTGTTAATCTACCAGCTCTGTCATCTCAAACTGATGAATAAACCAAAGAAGTATCTTTTCGAAATTCAAGTAACACAAAAGAAATATGAGATATTTAACGTGTGGATTTAACTTACATACACTGACAATGTAAAACCATCAGTGTAATTTCAGCTGCCGTAGCAGGTTGCTTACTCTATTTCCAGGTAACAAGTTCTACTTACTATAGACAACTACTTGTAGTTATCTTTCTTGATAGAGTAAAAATTCTTTTACTCTGTCGGTGTATAGAAGTTAAACTATTAACATATAGCCAGTAGAACACACCAAAATAGTTCGACTACCTGATTATGGTGAACGGAAGACCAGAATTGCGAACAAAATCCTCCCCCATCTTCTTATACTTGAGAACACCAAAAAGGTTCATGATGCTATAAAACAAAAGTTGGAAACAACATTGTGAGAGAGGAATTCTTAAGGATGGAGATAATTATGGATATTTGGTCTCATTTTGCTTCTCGAGGAGCAAACGTAGTTACTTTAGACACCTATATTAGAGAAATGATTAAATGTATGAAAGTTGTATACGTTTCTGATAGGTGTATGTCTAGCTCGACATCCATAAGTTCTCCCGTACTTCATCATTCCTTCTCATGATGAAAACTCAGTTCATCACAAGAATTCATCACCTTCTCATTCTCTTTGTGATGCCCAACATAAGCCAAGATATCTAAGTCCTAGAAACTAGTGAACAATTATGTTGAAGACTTACTAGTGTATAGAGTTTATCTGGTTGAGAAAGCCATTATCTGTTAGGGTGCAACATCAAATAGATGGTAAAGATTGATATactaatataaaattttgacgTATCAAACAATTCAGGGCGCTAAACTGAAGAAATGCtatatataatgaaatgaaGGGAACACAAAAGTCAACATTGATGGAACATGTTGCAAAAAAAGAGATGAATCAAATAGAGATATAGAAGTAGTCTTAGAAGCATTAGCCAACCTCAACAGCAAATGATAAAGAGAAGTTccgtttttttctttttttagatgAAGAAAGCAATCACAACAGATCCAAGGTGGATTGGACCGAAATCTGGAACTCAGACTTTATTCagcaaaaaatcataaaaaaatttgaGAAGACTACAACAACATTCAGAAATCACCAAATATGATACAAGTCATACATATTTATAAATCTTGATATCCATCATTTAATCATTTGAGGAACTCTAAATATAAGAGGCATTTTACCTCCAAGGCAACTCATTGAACTTTGTGACGCCAATAGATGAAACAAGAACAATTCTTTTTAGTGACTTTGGCAATGCTGACACAAGGTTTCTCACACCATCCCAATCTACACAAACAAATGCATATATGTCATTGAGAAGGACTATCAAATATAAAAGAGACACAACAAGGACAAAGAGAGCAATGTAAAACATGTTACTGAACCTATTAAAGAAAAACACAGTACAGTCCTTATCTGAGGGAACTCATACGTAGGGCTGTTCAcggttttggttaaaaccaaaaccaaaccgaaaatttaaccaaaccgaataaaaaaaccgacattcagtttggtttggtttggtttggttttaaatttgaataaccgataatatttggtttggttatggttatagtaaaaaataaccgaataaataaccgaaccaaaccgataattatatacataaaaattataattatttatatgtataatattagtttttcataaataattaaaaatattttataccttttaattattaatttaattttaatatacttattatgtccaacaatccaagcccaatcCAAGCCCAACTCTCTCAACTCTCAACTCTGAAGCCCAACTATGTGAATAGCCCTAGAAAGTAAAAATcctactctttcttttccttttacattttcACTTCCAACTATGTGAATAGCCCTAGAAAGTAAAAACCCTACTgttttgagcattgattagTTTGGAGCTTAAGCTAAGGAAGatgtacttttgattatattatgatctatGGATTCTCTAATatctagttagtttagtttaaatatgtaatttttttatttatggacaaagttgtttgtattttggaaccCCTATTTGACTTGCTCTTGTAAATATAAACTACGTTGCAAGTTTGGTGGACCTAATTTGTCATCAACATGTCTTTCCGACAATAAACcgaaaaaccgaaccaaaccgaaccaaaccgacaataaccaaaccgtggttattattttacttggtttggttatgattttagacatttaaaaaccgactaagttggtttggttatgattttaatcaataaccgacccaaaccgaaccatgaacacccctactcATACGTATATTGTGAAGTTGATTATACACTAATCCGACCACTAACGTATGTATTATAATCCATGTAATAATTATAGATTACCAAACAACAATTAGTGATGAACATGACTTTCCTGTCACTTCCAAGCACATACAtcaaatatataaagtaaatgGCGCAAACCAAAAGCTTTCAGTGGCTTGGTAAGCAAATAATTAGATTAGATTTCTATCTTTGGGTTCCTTCTTTTTTCTATATTCATACTCATTCTATTCCTAGCAGTTCttagttttatatatatatttcttaatGAAACGTTGAGACATGATGATATAAACCACCACATAAAAATAGACATCCCACTAGAAAGATTCTAACCTACTCTTTCTGGAGTGTTATCTCCATCCCACCGCCTAGTCGGAAAAGCAGTGGTCCCGGTGCAGCAAATAACATGAGTTACTTCCTGAAAGATCAGTTGCGCACAGCCCAGAAGCAATTTGAGAAAGTTATTAAGTCATTTAAACTTTCCAGGAAAGTCCTAGAAAGGTTCTAGATGTGATGAACAAACCTCAAATACAGATGGATCTATGTCCGTAGGACTCCGCGTGTCACCTTTCCATACCTATCAAGTTTCGGAACAGTATGAAGTTTGAGAAATCCTCTTTAGACAAAGCATATACCTTCCATAGCTAATTGGGCCCGGGGTGAGGGGGTGGAGGTGAATAAGTTTGGCACAGCCACATAAGAATGAGACAGACCTGCAGCTTTTCCTCATCCTGCTCGCCAAATAGAGTAGTTGCTTTCTCAGGGTCTCGAAGAATGAGACGCAGTTTTACATTCCGATTTAGTAATGATGCTACAACTATCTGTCCTGCATCATTCACATAATACAAAAAGTTAAGTGCATTTTAACCATGACAAACTTATCTCAATGCAATCATATCCAGCCTAAATTGT
This window encodes:
- the LOC129887658 gene encoding uncharacterized protein At2g37660, chloroplastic; amino-acid sequence: MASKISVSPFWNLPISSQKTQLFRQYPLVQQFPSSSRFCSSKLKPNSHKSISVSAAVTEESQTAPPPSSSPASSSKVVLVVGGSGGVGQIVVASLLNRNVKLRLILRDPEKATTLFGEQDEEKLQVWKGDTRSPTDIDPSVFEEVTHVICCTGTTAFPTRRWDGDNTPERVDWDGVRNLVSALPKSLKRIVLVSSIGVTKFNELPWSIMNLFGVLKYKKMGEDFVRNSGLPFTIIRAGRLTDGPYTSYDLNTLLQATAGERRAVLIGQGDKLVGEVSRLVISEACIQALDIDLTEGQTYEINSILGDGPGPDTLKWQELFRASHNN